The genome window TGTTGCGTGGCGCGCACGTTGGGAATCTGGGTGGCTTCGGTGGCACCGATCTGCAGCACCGCGTTCGGCTCTTCGGCGCCGGCGGCAAAGATGCCACGCGGGCGCGAGTACTTGAAGCTGCGGCCAATGATATCGACGCCGTTGGCCAACAGGGCTGCGGCCAATGTGTCGCCTTCAAAGCCTTTGTAGGTCTGGCCGTTGAACGTAAACGTCAGGACTTTATTACGGTCGATCCGGCCACCGTTGGACAGGCGATTGGTCTGGCTCATACCTTCTCTCCAGAGGCCTTGGCGGTGAATTGTGGCTTCTCACCGATCTTGTAGGTTTCAAGAATTTCGTAAGTCAGGGTGTCGCGGGTCGCGTTGAAGTACTGGCGGCAACCGGCGGCATGAATCCACAGCTCGTGGTGCAGGCCACGCGGGTTGTCGCGGAAGAACATGTAGTCGCCCCACTGCTCATCGGTGCAGGTATTCGGGTCCAGCGGGCGCGGGATGTGCGCTTGGCCGGATGCGTGGAATTCCTCTTCGGAGCGCAGTTCGCCACAGTGAGGACAGAAGATATGCAACATAGGGAATTTCTCCTGTTAGTGGGCGACGGCCGCAGCGCCGTGTTCGTCGATCAACGCACCGTTGTGAAAACGGTCGATGGAAAAAGGTGCTGCCAACGGGTGCATTTCACCCTTGGCCAGGCTGGCGGCAAACACGTTGCCTGAGCCCGGCGTGGCCTTGAAGCCACCGGTGCCCCAACCGCAGTTGAAGAACATGTTTGGCACCGGGGTCTTGGAGATGATCGGGCAGGCATCCGGCGTGGTGTCGACGATGCCGCCCCACTGGCGGTTCATGCGCACGCGGGACAGTACCGGGAACATCTCGACGATGGCCTGGATGGTGTGTTCGATCACCGGGTACGAACCGCGCTGGCCGTAGCCGTTGTAGCCGTCGATACCGGCGCCGATCACCAGGTCGCCCTTGTCGGACTGGCTGATGTAGCCGTGCACGGCGTTGGACATGATCACGCTGTCGATAATCGGCTTGATCGGCTCCGACACCAACGCTTGCAGCGGGTGGGATTCGATCGGCAGGCGGAAGCCGGCCAGCGAGGCCATGTGCCCGGAGTTACCGGCAGTGACCACACCGACGCGCTTGGCGCCGATGAAGCCCTTGTTGGTTTCCACGCCGATGCACACGCCGTTTTCCTTGCGGAAGCCGATCACTTCGGTTTGCTGGATCAAATCCACGCCGAGGGCGTCAGCCGCACGGGCAAAGCCCCAGGCCACGGCATCGTGACGGGCCACGCCGCCACGCCGTTGCACGGTGGCGCCGAGTACTGGATAGCGGGTGTTCTTGGAGCAGTCGAGGTACGGAATCTCGTCGGCCACTTGCTTGGCGTTGAGCAGTTCGCCGTCCACGCCGTTGAGGCGGTTGGCACTCACGCGGCGCTCGGAATCACGGATGTCCTGCAAGGTGTGGCACAGGTTGTACACGCCACGCTGGGAAAACATCACGTTGTAGTTGAGGTCCTGGGACAGGCCCTCCCACAGTTTCATCGCGTGCTCATACAGGTGCGCCGACTCGTCCCACAGGTAGTTGGAACGCACAATGGTGGTGTTGCGCGCGGTGTTACCGCCGCCCAGCCAGCCTTTCTCGACCACGGCCACGTTGGTGATGCCGTGCTCTTTGGCCAGGTAGTAAGCGGTCGCCAGACCATGCCCGCCGCCGCCGACGATGACCACGTCGTAGACCTTCTTGGGGGTCGGCGTGCGCCACATCTTCTGCCAGTTTTCGTGGTGGCTGAGGGAGTGCTTGAAGAGGCCGAAGCCCGAGTAGCGTTGCATAGTCATTACTCCAAAACCGCGCTCAGCGATAAACCGGGAAATCAGCGCACAGGGCAGACACGTGCTTGGCTACGTTGGCCTCGACATCGGCGTCGCCGAGGTTGTCGAGGATGTCGCAGATCCAGCCGGCCAGTTCGATGCACTGCGGCACTTTGAAACCACGCGTGGTCACCGCCGGGGTGCCGATGCGCAGGCCCGAGGTCACGAACGGCGACTGCGGGTCATTCGGCACGGCGTTCTTGTTGACGGTGATGTGGGCGCGACCGAGGGCGGCGTCCGCCTCTTTGCCGGTAAGGCCCTGACGGATCAGGCTGACCAGGAACAGGTGGTTATCGGTGCCGCCGGACACTACATCGTAGCCGCGTTTGATAAACACGCTGGCCATGGCCTGGGCGTTGTCGATCACTTGTTGCTGATAGGCCTTGAAGCCTGGCTCCAGCGCTTCCTTGAAGCACACGGCCTTGCCGGCGATGACGTGCATCAGCGGGCCGCCCTGGGCGCCGGGGAATACGGCGGCGTTGAGTTTCTTTTCGATGGCTTCGTTGGCCTTGGCCAGGATCAGGCCGCCGCGAGGACCGCGCAGGGTCTTGTGGGTCGTGGTGGTGACCACATCGGCGTAGGGCAGCGGGTTCGGGTACAGGCCGGCGGCAACCAGGCCGGCGACGTGGGCCATGTCGACGAACAGCAGCGCGCCCACTTTGTCCGCGATCTGACGGAAGCGTGGGAAATCCAGGGTCTTGGAGTAGGCGGAGAAACCGGCCACGACCATTTTCGGCTTGTGTTCGACGGCCAGGCGCTCGACTTCGTCGTAATCGATCAGGCCGGTGTCGGTGTTGATGCCGTACTGCACCGCGTTGTACAGCTTGCCCGAGGACGAAACCTTGGCGCCGTGGGTCAAGTGACCGCCGTGGGCCAGGCTCATGCCCAGGATGGTGTCGCCGGCATTGATCAGCGCCAGGTACACCGCGCTGTTGGCGGACGAAC of Pseudomonas azotoformans contains these proteins:
- a CDS encoding sarcosine oxidase subunit delta gives rise to the protein MLHIFCPHCGELRSEEEFHASGQAHIPRPLDPNTCTDEQWGDYMFFRDNPRGLHHELWIHAAGCRQYFNATRDTLTYEILETYKIGEKPQFTAKASGEKV
- a CDS encoding sarcosine oxidase subunit beta, whose protein sequence is MQRYSGFGLFKHSLSHHENWQKMWRTPTPKKVYDVVIVGGGGHGLATAYYLAKEHGITNVAVVEKGWLGGGNTARNTTIVRSNYLWDESAHLYEHAMKLWEGLSQDLNYNVMFSQRGVYNLCHTLQDIRDSERRVSANRLNGVDGELLNAKQVADEIPYLDCSKNTRYPVLGATVQRRGGVARHDAVAWGFARAADALGVDLIQQTEVIGFRKENGVCIGVETNKGFIGAKRVGVVTAGNSGHMASLAGFRLPIESHPLQALVSEPIKPIIDSVIMSNAVHGYISQSDKGDLVIGAGIDGYNGYGQRGSYPVIEHTIQAIVEMFPVLSRVRMNRQWGGIVDTTPDACPIISKTPVPNMFFNCGWGTGGFKATPGSGNVFAASLAKGEMHPLAAPFSIDRFHNGALIDEHGAAAVAH
- the glyA gene encoding serine hydroxymethyltransferase, producing the protein MFSKQDQIQGYDDALLAAMNAEEQRQEDHIELIASENYTSKRVMEAQGSGLTNKYAEGYPGKRYYGGCEHVDKVEALAIERAKQLFGADYANVQPHSGSSANSAVYLALINAGDTILGMSLAHGGHLTHGAKVSSSGKLYNAVQYGINTDTGLIDYDEVERLAVEHKPKMVVAGFSAYSKTLDFPRFRQIADKVGALLFVDMAHVAGLVAAGLYPNPLPYADVVTTTTHKTLRGPRGGLILAKANEAIEKKLNAAVFPGAQGGPLMHVIAGKAVCFKEALEPGFKAYQQQVIDNAQAMASVFIKRGYDVVSGGTDNHLFLVSLIRQGLTGKEADAALGRAHITVNKNAVPNDPQSPFVTSGLRIGTPAVTTRGFKVPQCIELAGWICDILDNLGDADVEANVAKHVSALCADFPVYR